In one Gammaproteobacteria bacterium genomic region, the following are encoded:
- the nuoK gene encoding NADH-quinone oxidoreductase subunit NuoK, producing MTAVVPIEHGMLLAAILFALGLIGVLVRRNLIFMLISIEVMLNAAGLAFIVGGARWSQPDGQVMFILVLTLAAAEVSVALALLIQLYRRFRTLDADAVSEMKG from the coding sequence ATGACGGCCGTCGTCCCGATCGAGCACGGCATGTTGCTCGCCGCGATCCTGTTCGCGCTCGGCCTGATCGGCGTGCTCGTGCGGCGCAACCTGATCTTCATGCTGATCTCGATCGAGGTGATGCTGAACGCCGCGGGCCTCGCTTTCATCGTCGGCGGCGCCCGCTGGTCGCAGCCCGACGGTCAGGTCATGTTCATTCTCGTGCTCACGCTCGCGGCGGCGGAGGTCTCGGTTGCGCTCGCGCTGCTGATCCAGCTCTACCGGCGCTTCCGCACGCTCGACGCGGACGCCGTCAGCGAGATGAAGGGTTAG
- the nuoM gene encoding NADH-quinone oxidoreductase subunit M, with product MPTILAWLIAIPLVAGALAWLAASHGARLCRWISVLALGLDLALVVAIWLGAPAIVETPRPGWLIEVDAPWIPRFGIGFHLAMDGLGLLMVALTLFLGLVSVACSWTEIQERVGFFHANLLWSLAGIIGVFIAVDLFLFFFLWEVMLVPMYFLIAIWGHENRIYSAIKFFIFTQASSLLMLASIIGLAYVNWQATGTWTFNYFELLGTSLAPDVAMWLMLGFFVAFAVKLPAVPLHTWLPDAHTDAPTAGSVILAGILLKTGAYGLIRFVVPLFPEAAMRLAPYAMALAVIGILYGAVLAFAQTDFKRLVAYTSVSHLGFVLLGVFAWNEIALQGAIMEMVAHGLSTGGLFVIAGALQERLHTREMARMGGLWARLPRMGGVALFFALASLGLPGLANFVAEFLVLLGAFPVAPIFTVIAASGLIAAVIYSLALIQRSFHGVPRAGAVRVADYGGRELAYSGAMILVLVWLGVRPQPVLETARPTLEALEVPSAGAAAVARPGPPDDPVAAASGGDE from the coding sequence GTGCCGACGATCCTGGCATGGCTCATCGCGATTCCGCTCGTCGCGGGCGCGCTCGCGTGGCTCGCGGCGAGTCACGGCGCGCGCCTCTGCCGCTGGATCTCCGTGCTCGCCCTCGGCCTCGACCTCGCGCTCGTCGTCGCGATCTGGCTCGGCGCACCGGCGATCGTCGAGACGCCGCGCCCGGGGTGGCTCATCGAGGTCGACGCGCCGTGGATCCCGCGCTTCGGCATCGGCTTCCACCTCGCGATGGACGGCCTCGGGCTGCTGATGGTCGCGCTCACGCTTTTCCTCGGCCTCGTCTCCGTCGCCTGCTCGTGGACCGAGATACAGGAACGCGTCGGGTTCTTCCACGCGAACCTGCTCTGGTCGCTCGCCGGCATCATCGGCGTGTTCATCGCGGTCGACCTCTTCCTCTTCTTCTTCCTCTGGGAAGTCATGCTCGTGCCGATGTACTTCCTGATCGCGATCTGGGGGCACGAGAACCGCATTTATTCCGCAATCAAGTTCTTCATCTTCACGCAGGCGAGCAGCTTGCTGATGCTCGCGAGCATCATCGGGCTCGCGTACGTCAATTGGCAGGCCACGGGCACGTGGACGTTCAACTACTTCGAACTGCTCGGCACCTCGCTCGCGCCGGACGTCGCGATGTGGCTGATGCTCGGCTTTTTCGTCGCGTTCGCCGTGAAGCTTCCCGCCGTGCCGCTCCATACCTGGCTGCCGGACGCGCATACCGACGCGCCGACCGCCGGCAGCGTGATCCTCGCCGGCATCCTGCTGAAAACCGGCGCGTACGGGCTGATCCGCTTCGTCGTGCCGCTCTTCCCCGAGGCCGCGATGCGCCTCGCGCCTTACGCGATGGCGCTGGCCGTAATCGGCATCCTCTACGGCGCCGTGCTCGCGTTCGCGCAGACCGACTTCAAGCGGCTCGTCGCCTACACGAGCGTGAGTCACTTGGGCTTCGTCCTGCTCGGCGTCTTCGCGTGGAACGAGATCGCGCTTCAGGGTGCGATCATGGAGATGGTCGCGCACGGATTGAGCACGGGCGGCCTCTTCGTGATCGCCGGCGCGCTGCAGGAGCGGCTGCACACGCGCGAGATGGCACGGATGGGCGGGCTCTGGGCGCGCCTGCCGCGGATGGGCGGCGTGGCGCTGTTCTTCGCGCTCGCGTCGCTCGGGCTGCCGGGGCTCGCGAACTTCGTCGCCGAGTTCCTCGTGCTGCTCGGCGCGTTCCCCGTCGCTCCGATCTTCACCGTGATCGCGGCGAGCGGGCTGATCGCCGCCGTGATCTACTCGCTCGCGCTGATCCAGCGCTCGTTCCACGGCGTGCCGCGTGCGGGGGCCGTGCGCGTCGCGGACTATGGCGGCCGCGAGCTCGCCTACTCGGGCGCGATGATCCTCGTGCTCGTCTGGCTCGGCGTGCGCCCGCAGCCCGTGCTCGAGACCGCGCGGCCGACGCTCGAGGCGCTCGAGGTGCCTTCCGCCGGCGCCGCCGCTGTTGCACGGCCGGGCCCGCCGGATGACCCGGTGGCGGCCGCATCGGGAGGCGACGAATGA
- the nuoL gene encoding NADH-quinone oxidoreductase subunit L, with the protein MIEWLWLVPLLPLAGSVILMVTRGELSDRIVSFVGVGSVGLAAVVAVLVGGAFLAGEGAEAARAGIVTWISAGDFAVRFGLHLDALSVVMILVITIVGFLIHLYSTAYMAGDEGYSRFFAYMNLFMFAMLILVLADNLLLLYLGWEGVGLCSYLLIGFWYRDPENGYAARKAFVVTRAGDTGMLIGLILIATSLDTLDIQTALARAAEQWPVGSGIALAAAALLLAGAVGKSAQLPLQTWLPDAMAGPTPVSALIHAATMVTAGMYLIARTHTLFTLAPAVQLAVAVVGALTLLLAAFAALSQRDIKRILAYSTMSQIGYMFLALGVGAWSAAVFHFMTHAFFKALLFLAAGALILALHHEQDIFRMGGLRKRMPGVFWAFLIGAAALASVPLVTAGFYSKEQILAGAWAAETGGFWLGLAGLAAAFVTAVYIFRAVFIVFFGEPAHAAHEAYHETHGEERGAGRPPDDAAAAAARGGARYAILIPLAVLSVLSIVGGFVETPASLGHLTLFSDFLATTLPAANEAESGAGELALELAAALASLGGIAVAYFLFFPGRTRAARVPERPPWPTALDRTWTSGWGFDRLYDAVFVRPFVTTAALLRGDPVDGVYDGVAGSLRAAWRGSGQSQTGELRWYAAGMLAGLVVVVAVALFL; encoded by the coding sequence ATGATCGAATGGCTGTGGCTCGTTCCGCTCCTGCCGCTCGCGGGCAGCGTGATCCTGATGGTCACGCGCGGCGAGCTGTCCGATCGCATCGTGAGCTTCGTCGGCGTCGGCTCCGTCGGGCTCGCGGCCGTCGTCGCCGTGCTCGTCGGCGGCGCGTTCCTCGCGGGCGAAGGCGCGGAAGCCGCCCGCGCGGGGATCGTCACGTGGATCTCGGCCGGCGATTTCGCGGTACGCTTCGGGCTTCATCTCGACGCGCTCTCCGTCGTGATGATCCTCGTCATCACGATCGTCGGCTTTTTGATTCACCTCTACTCGACCGCCTACATGGCGGGCGACGAAGGCTACAGCCGCTTCTTCGCCTACATGAATCTCTTCATGTTCGCGATGCTGATCCTCGTGCTCGCGGACAACTTGCTGCTGCTCTATCTGGGCTGGGAAGGCGTGGGCCTTTGCAGCTACCTCCTGATCGGCTTCTGGTATCGGGACCCCGAGAACGGCTACGCCGCGCGCAAGGCCTTCGTCGTCACGCGCGCCGGCGACACGGGAATGCTGATCGGTCTGATCCTGATCGCGACGTCGCTCGACACCCTGGATATCCAGACCGCGCTCGCCCGCGCGGCCGAGCAATGGCCGGTCGGCTCCGGCATCGCGCTCGCGGCCGCGGCGCTGCTCCTCGCGGGCGCGGTCGGCAAGTCGGCGCAGCTTCCGCTCCAGACCTGGCTGCCGGACGCGATGGCGGGTCCGACGCCCGTGAGCGCGCTGATCCACGCGGCGACGATGGTCACCGCCGGCATGTACCTGATCGCGCGCACGCACACGCTCTTCACGCTGGCGCCGGCCGTGCAGCTCGCCGTCGCCGTCGTCGGCGCGCTGACGCTGCTGCTCGCCGCGTTCGCGGCGCTCTCGCAGCGCGACATCAAGCGCATTCTCGCGTACTCGACGATGAGCCAGATCGGCTACATGTTCCTCGCGCTCGGCGTCGGCGCATGGAGCGCGGCCGTCTTTCATTTCATGACGCACGCGTTCTTCAAGGCGCTCCTCTTCCTCGCCGCCGGCGCGTTGATCCTCGCGCTGCATCACGAGCAAGACATCTTCCGGATGGGCGGACTGCGCAAGCGCATGCCGGGCGTGTTCTGGGCGTTCCTGATCGGCGCGGCCGCGCTCGCGTCGGTGCCGCTCGTGACGGCAGGCTTCTACAGCAAGGAGCAGATCCTCGCCGGCGCGTGGGCGGCCGAGACCGGCGGCTTTTGGCTCGGGCTCGCGGGGCTCGCGGCGGCGTTCGTCACGGCCGTCTACATCTTCCGCGCGGTGTTCATCGTGTTCTTCGGCGAGCCCGCGCACGCGGCGCACGAGGCTTATCACGAGACTCACGGCGAGGAGCGGGGGGCCGGCCGGCCTCCGGACGATGCGGCGGCCGCCGCGGCGCGCGGCGGCGCCCGCTACGCGATCCTGATTCCGCTCGCCGTGCTCTCCGTGCTCTCGATCGTCGGCGGCTTCGTCGAGACGCCGGCGAGCCTCGGGCATCTGACGCTCTTCTCGGATTTCCTGGCGACGACCCTGCCGGCCGCGAACGAGGCGGAAAGCGGCGCCGGCGAGCTCGCGCTCGAGCTCGCCGCCGCGCTCGCGTCGCTCGGCGGGATCGCCGTCGCGTACTTCCTCTTCTTCCCGGGGCGCACGCGCGCAGCCCGCGTGCCGGAAAGACCGCCGTGGCCGACGGCGCTCGATCGCACGTGGACCTCGGGCTGGGGCTTCGACCGGCTCTATGACGCCGTGTTCGTCAGGCCTTTCGTGACGACTGCGGCTCTGCTCCGCGGCGATCCCGTCGACGGCGTCTACGACGGCGTCGCCGGGTCGCTGCGCGCGGCGTGGCGCGGTTCAGGTCAAAGCCAGACGGGCGAGCTCCGCTGGTACGCGGCCGGGATGCTCGCGGGTCTCGTGGTCGTGGTCGCGGTGGCGTTGTTCCTATGA
- a CDS encoding SPFH domain-containing protein, with product MTKEILFTPRSGWTPLAVCLATLVLGVVLIPVSAIAQIGPLGLLAVLMIVGALISLFGFMAIAPNDARVLLLFGEYKGSVKESGFYWVNPFYSKKKVTLRVRNFETGGSRVEERKDAVGKVVQRKGRSAGRPAKVNDRDGNPVDISAVVVWRVVDTAEALLEVDDYEDYVAIQSESALRNLASRHPYDSEDHEVSLRGNPDEVGDQLRADIQERVDKAGVEVIEARISHLAYSSEIAAAMLQRQQAHAVVAARARIVDGAVGIVEMALQRLEREGVMPLDDERRAAMVSNLLVVLCSDRHTQPVINTGSLYQ from the coding sequence ATGACGAAAGAGATTCTTTTCACCCCGCGATCGGGCTGGACACCTTTGGCGGTGTGTCTGGCGACCCTCGTGCTCGGCGTCGTCCTGATCCCCGTGTCGGCCATCGCTCAAATCGGTCCACTGGGGCTGCTCGCCGTCCTCATGATCGTCGGTGCGCTCATCAGTCTGTTCGGCTTCATGGCGATCGCGCCGAACGATGCGCGCGTGCTCCTCTTGTTCGGCGAATACAAGGGCTCGGTGAAGGAGTCCGGGTTTTACTGGGTGAATCCGTTCTATTCGAAGAAGAAGGTCACGTTGCGCGTCAGAAACTTCGAAACGGGCGGATCGCGTGTGGAGGAGAGAAAAGACGCAGTCGGCAAAGTCGTTCAGCGCAAGGGCCGCTCGGCGGGCCGGCCGGCCAAGGTGAACGATCGCGACGGCAACCCGGTGGACATCTCGGCCGTCGTCGTCTGGCGCGTAGTGGATACGGCCGAGGCATTGCTCGAAGTCGACGACTACGAGGATTACGTCGCGATTCAGAGCGAATCCGCGTTGCGCAATCTGGCGAGCCGGCACCCGTACGACAGCGAGGACCACGAGGTCTCGCTGCGCGGCAATCCCGACGAGGTCGGGGACCAGCTGCGCGCGGACATTCAGGAGCGCGTGGACAAGGCCGGCGTCGAGGTGATCGAAGCGCGCATCAGCCATCTCGCGTACTCGTCCGAGATCGCCGCGGCGATGCTGCAGCGCCAGCAAGCCCACGCGGTGGTCGCCGCCCGGGCGCGAATCGTGGACGGCGCGGTCGGGATCGTCGAGATGGCGCTGCAGCGGCTCGAGCGAGAGGGGGTCATGCCGCTCGACGACGAGCGGCGGGCGGCCATGGTGTCGAATCTGCTCGTCGTCCTGTGCAGCGACAGGCACACTCAGCCCGTGATCAACACCGGAAGCCTATACCAGTAA
- a CDS encoding NAD-dependent epimerase/dehydratase family protein: MRVLVIGGTQFIGREIVRRLLARGHDVAVLHRRERHDLGAAVRNVQADRSDLPALTAAVRRERPQALFDIAYDWAKGTTAAQVEAAARACGATLERYVFMSSIAVYGAGLDHTEDDPLVGDDDPRPYAAHKASSERALFRMHAESGFPVVTFRPPYVHGPHQALYREQFFWDRMRDGRPIVLPDGGTDPIQWVFVGDLAEACVRTLETAAAVGEAFNVAHVEPLTQRTYVELLARVAGVEPELVPVPRERIRAAGGELAGPGMYFGEALDRPPMTERVEKAQRVLGVAPTPIEDALRTTYAWYVEQPRRAVDYTFEDGLLGRA; this comes from the coding sequence ATGCGAGTGCTCGTGATCGGCGGCACGCAGTTCATTGGCCGCGAGATCGTGCGGCGCCTGCTCGCTCGCGGGCACGACGTCGCGGTGCTGCACCGGCGCGAGCGTCACGATCTCGGCGCCGCGGTGCGCAACGTGCAGGCGGACCGCAGCGATCTGCCCGCGCTCACCGCGGCGGTCCGTCGCGAGCGGCCGCAGGCGCTGTTCGACATCGCATACGACTGGGCGAAGGGCACCACGGCCGCGCAGGTGGAGGCCGCCGCGCGCGCGTGCGGCGCAACGCTCGAGCGCTATGTCTTCATGTCGAGCATCGCGGTCTATGGCGCGGGGCTCGACCACACGGAGGACGATCCGCTCGTCGGCGACGACGATCCGCGGCCGTACGCCGCGCACAAGGCGTCGTCGGAGCGGGCGCTGTTCCGCATGCACGCGGAATCGGGCTTCCCGGTCGTGACGTTCCGCCCGCCGTACGTGCACGGCCCGCATCAGGCGCTCTATCGAGAGCAGTTCTTCTGGGACCGCATGCGCGACGGCAGGCCGATCGTGCTTCCGGACGGCGGCACGGATCCGATCCAGTGGGTGTTCGTCGGCGATCTCGCGGAGGCCTGCGTTCGCACGCTCGAGACGGCGGCCGCGGTCGGCGAGGCTTTCAACGTCGCGCACGTCGAGCCGCTGACGCAGCGGACCTACGTCGAGCTGCTCGCGCGCGTTGCGGGCGTCGAGCCCGAGCTCGTGCCGGTGCCGCGGGAGCGGATCCGGGCGGCCGGGGGGGAGCTTGCGGGCCCCGGGATGTATTTCGGCGAGGCGCTCGACCGTCCCCCGATGACGGAGCGGGTCGAGAAGGCGCAACGCGTGCTCGGTGTGGCGCCGACGCCGATCGAGGACGCGCTTCGCACGACGTATGCGTGGTACGTCGAGCAACCCCGCCGCGCGGTGGACTACACGTTCGAGGACGGGCTGCTCGGCCGCGCCTGA
- a CDS encoding Arc family DNA-binding protein — protein sequence MAKKVTFLLRTDPEVLDALKRWANDELRSVNGQLEFILRRALLDAGRLKRKDPEADAKSRSDGDGE from the coding sequence TTGGCCAAGAAGGTCACGTTTCTGCTGAGGACCGATCCCGAGGTGCTCGACGCGCTGAAACGGTGGGCCAACGACGAGCTGCGCAGCGTGAACGGCCAGCTCGAGTTCATACTGCGGCGCGCGTTGCTGGACGCCGGGCGTCTGAAGCGGAAAGATCCGGAGGCCGATGCGAAATCTCGTTCCGACGGCGACGGCGAATGA
- a CDS encoding NADH-quinone oxidoreductase subunit N, with translation MSFTTAHFVALLPIITLAAAAIVVMLLVAFVRRRDVSAIATVVGLVATLLTLPIAADVAPLDVTRLLRIDGAALLYTGFLLLCTLGVTGLSAGYLRGRDEAPGELYILLLTAVLGAAVLAASAHFAALFLGFELLSVSLFALLAYSRERKPCLEAGAKYLILSGVSSSFLLFGIALVYAELGTLEFARVADLLAAADGTGLYATAGVALIVAGIAFKLSLVPFHLWTPDVYQGAPAPITAFLATVSKGAIFVVLLRYFLEAGAFDYVPLLVALSLLAGASMLLGNILALLQQNVKRILAYSSIAHLGYLLVAFIAGGEVAVEAASYYLAAYFASTIGAFGIVAVLSSAAGEEMQMLGQYRGLFWRRPWLAGVFSLMLLSLAGIPLTMGFVAKFYVVAASIDASLWVLLALVIIGSGIGLFYYLRVLVTLYLDPEEATLARHEAAVSPSGHVVLAAATLAVLWLGIFPAQLIDFVRATAFSLV, from the coding sequence ATGAGCTTCACGACGGCCCATTTCGTCGCGCTTCTGCCGATCATCACGCTCGCCGCGGCGGCGATCGTCGTGATGCTGCTGGTCGCGTTCGTGCGCCGGCGCGACGTCAGCGCGATCGCGACCGTCGTCGGGCTCGTCGCGACGCTCCTGACGCTGCCGATCGCCGCGGACGTCGCGCCGCTCGACGTCACGCGGCTGCTCCGTATCGACGGCGCCGCGCTGCTCTACACCGGGTTCCTGCTCCTTTGCACGCTCGGCGTGACCGGCCTCTCCGCCGGCTACCTCCGCGGGCGCGACGAGGCGCCCGGCGAGCTCTATATCCTGCTGCTCACGGCCGTGCTCGGCGCAGCGGTGCTCGCCGCGAGCGCGCATTTCGCGGCGCTCTTCCTCGGCTTTGAGCTCTTGAGCGTCTCGCTCTTCGCGCTGCTCGCCTACTCGCGCGAGCGCAAGCCCTGCCTCGAGGCCGGCGCGAAGTATCTGATTCTCTCCGGCGTCTCGTCGTCGTTCCTGCTCTTCGGCATCGCGCTCGTCTACGCCGAGCTCGGCACGCTCGAGTTCGCGCGCGTCGCCGATCTGCTCGCCGCGGCCGATGGAACGGGCCTTTATGCGACAGCCGGCGTCGCGCTGATCGTCGCCGGCATCGCGTTCAAGCTTTCGCTCGTGCCGTTTCACTTGTGGACGCCGGACGTCTACCAGGGTGCGCCGGCGCCGATCACGGCCTTCCTTGCGACCGTCTCGAAGGGCGCGATCTTCGTCGTGCTGCTGCGCTACTTCCTCGAGGCCGGCGCGTTCGACTACGTGCCGCTCTTGGTCGCCCTCTCGCTCCTCGCCGGCGCCTCGATGCTGCTCGGCAACATCCTCGCGCTGCTGCAGCAGAACGTGAAGCGAATTCTCGCGTACTCGTCGATCGCGCACCTCGGCTATCTGCTCGTCGCGTTCATCGCCGGCGGCGAGGTCGCCGTGGAGGCCGCGAGCTACTACCTCGCGGCCTATTTCGCGAGCACGATCGGCGCGTTCGGGATCGTCGCCGTGCTCTCCTCCGCCGCCGGCGAGGAGATGCAGATGCTCGGCCAGTACCGCGGGCTCTTCTGGCGCCGGCCGTGGCTCGCCGGCGTTTTCTCGCTGATGCTGCTCTCGCTCGCCGGCATTCCGCTGACGATGGGCTTCGTCGCGAAGTTCTACGTCGTGGCCGCGAGCATCGATGCCTCGCTGTGGGTGCTGCTCGCGCTCGTGATCATCGGCAGCGGTATCGGGCTCTTCTACTATCTGCGCGTGCTCGTGACGCTGTATCTCGATCCCGAGGAAGCGACGCTCGCGCGGCACGAGGCCGCCGTTTCGCCGTCGGGGCACGTCGTGCTCGCGGCCGCGACGCTCGCCGTGCTGTGGCTCGGGATCTTTCCGGCACAGCTGATCGATTTCGTGCGGGCGACGGCGTTCAGCCTGGTCTAG
- a CDS encoding M56 family metallopeptidase yields MCYQYDSIIISHSDGDRTTRKGAHGGRRASARRAVPIQPVLRHAHSGETAAATVPSLAAHWDWKIAAVGIWLLGSAAISVWACRHALRFNSLLRQTSSPAGRALRDEALRTAAGLGVRRAPAIFTTEAAIPPMVWWIGGSVRVYLPRTTVQALEPPALHAILAHEIAHVRRGDHIVRWLDRR; encoded by the coding sequence ATGTGCTATCAATATGATAGCATAATAATATCGCATTCCGACGGCGACAGGACGACGAGGAAGGGCGCGCATGGCGGCCGGCGTGCGAGCGCTCGACGGGCCGTCCCCATCCAGCCTGTTTTGCGGCATGCTCATTCAGGTGAGACGGCCGCCGCTACGGTTCCGTCGCTCGCGGCGCATTGGGATTGGAAGATCGCAGCGGTCGGCATCTGGCTCCTCGGCAGCGCCGCGATATCGGTCTGGGCTTGCCGGCATGCGCTGCGCTTCAACAGCCTGTTGCGTCAGACGTCTTCACCGGCCGGGCGTGCGCTGCGCGACGAGGCATTACGAACTGCCGCCGGCCTCGGCGTGCGGCGTGCGCCGGCCATTTTCACGACCGAGGCGGCTATTCCCCCTATGGTCTGGTGGATCGGCGGCTCCGTCCGCGTCTACCTGCCGCGCACGACGGTTCAGGCACTCGAGCCGCCGGCGCTCCACGCCATCCTGGCACACGAGATCGCGCACGTGAGGCGGGGCGATCACATCGTGCGCTGGCTCGACCGGCGTTGA